A genome region from Musa acuminata AAA Group cultivar baxijiao chromosome BXJ3-5, Cavendish_Baxijiao_AAA, whole genome shotgun sequence includes the following:
- the LOC135638454 gene encoding uncharacterized protein LOC135638454, with protein sequence MPVPPMSGSQSAVDDSEGSWEMDLMGGKLELRLQVQMEEGQIDRSCERHGNVNWMKQILGLSFIIVTINITAVTTLFTGFRELKGHVKRLHLVICGILTFSDLLCGLSLMFLTSNLLSDRHPAALAGQFSSPITLLIIISCSLLVLTAASFLYLIPKLLNFLAALVPPSLIIGLIYCCSIQTEDDHGATGYENYKSELKQFQSLSSTVTSLAFNGLVATLVGYSKKSSEQALSQIMEVSILLMFFVAMMGLFLMMWNSAPPRM encoded by the exons ATGCCTGTTCCTCCCATGAGTGGGTCGCAATCAGCAGTTGATGACTCTGAGGGCTCATGGGAAATG GATCTGATGGGTGGAAAGCTGGAGCTTCGTCTACAGGTTCAG ATGGAAGAAGGTCAAATCGATCGAAGCTGCGAACGGCATGGCAATGTGAACTGGATGAAACAAATTCTGGGGTTATCCTTTATTATTGTCACCATCAATATTACGGCAGTGACGACACTTTTTACTGGCTTCCGAGAATTAAAAGGCCACGTAAAACGGTTGCACCTTGTTATCTGTGGCATCCTTACCTTCTCCGATCTTCTTTGTGGGCTAAGTCTTATGTTTCTCACCTCCAATTTGCTATCTGATCGGCATCCCGCTGCCCTTGCTGGCCAGTTTAGCTCTCCAATTACCCTACTCATCATCATCTCCTGTTCTCTGTTGGTCCTCACAGCTGCTAGTTTCCTATATCTCATACCCAAACTCCTGAACTTTTTGGCTGCTCTAGTTCCACCATCCTTGATTATTGGCTTGATCTACTGCTGCTCGATCCAAACAGAAGATGACCATGGTGCAACAGGTTACGAAAACTACAAGTCGGAGCTGAAGCAATTCCAAAGTCTCTCATCCACTGTCACCTCCCTTGCTTTCAATGGGCTTGTAGCTACTTTAGTAGGTTACAGTAAGAAATCTTCAGAACAAGCCCTTAGCCAAATCATGGAGGTCAGCATCCTCCTAATGTTCTTCGTCGCCATGATGGGACTCTTTTTGATGATGTGGAACTCCGCGCCACCGAGGATGTAG